A genomic stretch from Streptomyces sp. QL37 includes:
- a CDS encoding 6-carboxytetrahydropterin synthase — protein sequence MDFSAVPLPSGNFTIGKMFSFEAGHRLPGLPGEHKCSRQHGHSYEVEVILTAPSLEEPGFVTDFGALAPFKEFLNTELDHHNLHEILPFEPTSERLAQFLAGWFVQNLQPAIPGRLVAVLVRETQSSWARFDVERQ from the coding sequence ATGGACTTCAGTGCCGTCCCGCTCCCGTCCGGCAATTTCACCATCGGAAAGATGTTCAGCTTCGAGGCTGGTCACCGGCTTCCCGGGCTGCCGGGCGAGCACAAGTGCTCGCGCCAGCACGGGCACAGTTACGAGGTCGAGGTCATCCTCACCGCGCCCTCGCTGGAGGAGCCCGGCTTCGTCACGGACTTCGGGGCTCTCGCCCCGTTCAAAGAGTTCCTGAACACCGAACTCGACCATCACAACCTGCACGAGATTCTTCCCTTCGAGCCGACCTCGGAGCGACTGGCCCAGTTCCTGGCCGGGTGGTTCGTCCAGAATCTTCAGCCCGCCATCCCCGGCCGCCTGGTCGCCGTTCTGGTCCGCGAGACCCAGAGCAGCTGGGCCCGCTTCGATGTGGAGCGACAGTGA
- a CDS encoding 7-carboxy-7-deazaguanine synthase QueE: MTASETITDEPAAAEGESRLIVAECFGVEVPTFQGEGPSCGHPALFIRLSRCNLTCSKCDTKYTWDWSRFDPRKESTKRSVADLVAWAESSPVELVVITGGEPLIQQARLVPLVRGLTAVGKRVEFETNGTIAPAPELMADGIRFNVSPKLASFGVEETKSIVPASLEAFVASGRSAFKFVASTVADLDRIAELADAHRLAPVWVMPEGTTPEAITATTRVLADAVAARHWHFTTRLHVLAFADARGR, from the coding sequence GTGACCGCATCCGAGACGATCACCGACGAACCGGCGGCTGCAGAAGGCGAATCCCGCCTGATCGTCGCAGAATGCTTCGGCGTCGAGGTGCCGACCTTCCAGGGCGAGGGGCCGAGCTGCGGACACCCGGCGCTGTTCATCCGCCTGTCCCGGTGCAACCTCACCTGCTCGAAATGCGACACGAAGTACACCTGGGACTGGTCTAGGTTCGATCCGCGCAAAGAGTCGACGAAGCGCTCCGTGGCGGACCTGGTGGCCTGGGCGGAGTCCTCGCCGGTCGAGCTGGTCGTGATCACCGGCGGCGAGCCGTTGATCCAACAGGCGCGGCTGGTGCCTCTCGTGCGGGGGCTGACAGCAGTCGGCAAGCGGGTCGAGTTCGAGACGAACGGCACCATCGCGCCCGCTCCCGAGCTGATGGCCGACGGGATCCGGTTCAACGTCTCGCCCAAGCTCGCCAGCTTCGGCGTGGAGGAGACCAAGAGCATCGTGCCCGCCTCGCTGGAGGCGTTCGTGGCCTCCGGGCGGTCGGCATTCAAGTTCGTCGCTTCCACGGTGGCCGACCTCGACCGGATCGCTGAACTGGCCGACGCCCACCGGCTCGCACCGGTGTGGGTAATGCCGGAGGGCACCACCCCCGAGGCGATCACCGCGACCACTCGGGTCCTCGCGGACGCGGTCGCGGCCCGGCACTGGCACTTCACCACCCGGCTACACGTGTTGGCCTTCGCGGACGCCCGAGGCCGCTGA
- the folE gene encoding GTP cyclohydrolase I FolE has protein sequence MTTSIASPAVVPPAAAPGPTAAIDTGRVAGLIHQLLVELGEDPAREGLTGTPDRVAAWWNAFLSPDGAATATCFTESQLGGQLVIVGGMSVWSLCEHHMLPMNLQVTAGYVPDGKVVGLSKFGRIAQHFAGRLQVQERFTRQVTEYLGDVIGHEDVAVAVRGVHLCMSMRGVRMGEARTTTVHSGGRFGTDLVLSQQFLTLTTGLWGAR, from the coding sequence ATGACGACCTCTATCGCCAGCCCGGCTGTGGTGCCGCCCGCCGCCGCCCCCGGGCCCACTGCGGCCATCGACACCGGCCGGGTCGCCGGCCTGATCCACCAGCTCTTGGTCGAGCTGGGCGAGGACCCCGCCCGCGAGGGGCTGACCGGCACTCCGGACCGCGTAGCGGCCTGGTGGAACGCCTTCCTGTCCCCGGACGGCGCCGCAACGGCCACCTGCTTCACCGAGTCCCAGTTGGGCGGTCAGCTGGTCATCGTGGGCGGCATGAGCGTGTGGTCGCTCTGCGAGCACCACATGCTGCCCATGAACTTGCAGGTCACGGCCGGATACGTGCCGGACGGTAAGGTGGTGGGCCTGTCGAAGTTCGGGCGGATCGCCCAGCACTTCGCCGGCCGACTGCAGGTCCAGGAACGCTTCACCCGCCAGGTCACCGAATACCTGGGCGACGTGATCGGACACGAGGACGTCGCCGTCGCCGTGCGCGGCGTGCACCTGTGCATGAGCATGCGGGGCGTCCGGATGGGGGAGGCCCGCACCACCACCGTGCACTCGGGCGGGCGCTTCGGTACCGACCTCGTCCTTTCCCAACAGTTCCTCACCCTCACCACCGGCCTGTGGGGGGCGCGGTGA
- a CDS encoding AAA family ATPase: MTANAPTTPAAGKLITFVGGDGAGKSTLAARLHQALNDAGHTAVLIGKHSTDVPQDPELSAYLDRLNELVYRRDARVAQACGDHYWLLALASWYTLQDRLVIQPALAAGTHVVLDNAHHKILARYAVNPEVSPGLCEHVFAHLTQPDLVLFLNIGAREALVRKGSFTSLEAGHAGGGDEDFIRYQDTVLDQMREQAQQGTWLTLDVAQLDRDQVFKAAAAALADRLHLTV; this comes from the coding sequence ATGACGGCGAACGCGCCGACCACCCCCGCAGCCGGGAAGTTGATCACCTTCGTCGGCGGTGACGGGGCCGGCAAGTCCACCCTCGCTGCCCGCTTGCACCAGGCCCTCAACGACGCTGGCCACACGGCAGTCCTCATCGGCAAGCACAGCACCGACGTCCCCCAGGACCCGGAGCTGTCCGCCTACCTCGACCGCCTCAACGAGCTGGTCTACCGGCGCGACGCCCGCGTTGCCCAGGCATGCGGGGATCACTACTGGCTGCTGGCCCTGGCCTCCTGGTACACCCTGCAGGACCGGCTCGTCATCCAGCCGGCCCTCGCCGCGGGCACTCACGTGGTCCTCGACAACGCGCACCACAAGATCCTCGCCCGGTACGCGGTCAACCCCGAGGTCTCCCCCGGCCTGTGCGAGCACGTCTTCGCGCATCTGACGCAGCCGGACCTGGTGCTCTTCCTGAACATCGGTGCCCGCGAGGCACTCGTCCGCAAGGGCTCGTTCACTTCCCTGGAGGCCGGCCACGCCGGCGGCGGTGACGAGGACTTCATCCGCTACCAGGACACCGTCTTGGACCAGATGCGCGAACAGGCGCAGCAAGGTACCTGGCTGACGCTGGACGTCGCCCAGTTGGACCGCGACCAGGTCTTCAAGGCCGCTGCCGCTGCCCTGGCCGACCGTCTGCACCTGACCGTCTGA
- a CDS encoding DUF2797 domain-containing protein codes for MDQALPTSGTYVCHGITWASGDPRLLLAPVTRGQLVYAPVMGRRLGYQVSGSGRWCTGRYRFADRVRVEAVACPDRAPAEAGGQCAACAGRDDFRFAHRFHSGGHVPDGLAAYMAQPHWLYLATFADGTTKIGTAAEPRKRSRLDEQGALIATYLVRSADGRDVRFLEDALTRRLGLTQTVRAAAKLTALAELRDLAPARAAHQQHLARATEALSGLNVTPKPEQWTPPGEGDLLRTPETGRAFYPHDPRSREHGLTVLSCLGSQVLVTLDGDGEQPPYLLDLGALKGRCIVLGEHFSSPPAAVQSALF; via the coding sequence ATGGACCAGGCCCTGCCCACCAGCGGGACATACGTCTGCCACGGCATCACCTGGGCGAGCGGAGACCCCCGCCTTTTGCTCGCCCCCGTGACCCGCGGGCAACTTGTCTACGCCCCGGTCATGGGCAGGCGCCTGGGCTACCAGGTGAGCGGTAGCGGCCGGTGGTGCACCGGCCGGTACCGGTTCGCCGACCGCGTCCGCGTCGAGGCGGTCGCCTGCCCTGACCGGGCCCCCGCCGAGGCCGGCGGCCAGTGCGCGGCCTGCGCCGGGCGGGACGACTTCCGCTTCGCCCACCGCTTCCATTCCGGCGGGCACGTTCCCGACGGCCTGGCGGCGTACATGGCCCAGCCGCACTGGCTGTACCTGGCGACGTTCGCCGACGGCACCACCAAAATCGGCACCGCGGCCGAACCCCGTAAGCGCTCCCGCCTCGACGAACAGGGTGCCCTGATCGCTACCTACCTCGTCCGGAGTGCTGACGGCCGCGACGTGCGATTCCTGGAGGATGCCCTCACTCGCCGCCTCGGCCTGACGCAGACCGTGCGGGCCGCGGCCAAACTGACGGCCCTGGCCGAGCTGCGCGACCTCGCCCCGGCCCGCGCCGCCCACCAGCAGCACCTCGCCCGCGCCACCGAGGCCCTGAGCGGTCTGAACGTCACGCCCAAACCAGAGCAGTGGACGCCGCCCGGCGAAGGCGACCTGCTGCGGACGCCGGAGACCGGGCGCGCCTTTTACCCGCACGACCCACGCTCCCGTGAGCACGGTCTGACGGTGCTCTCCTGCCTCGGCTCCCAAGTCCTCGTCACCCTCGACGGCGACGGTGAACAACCGCCCTACCTTCTCGACCTCGGCGCCCTCAAGGGCCGGTGCATCGTCCTCGGCGAACACTTCTCCTCACCGCCCGCCGCCGTGCAGTCCGCGCTCTTCTGA
- a CDS encoding class I SAM-dependent methyltransferase, producing MAPQDAILGWDEDSNAEAYDAFTRDHPMYDATSRDLARRGHLANASLVVDLCGGAGATARAILDLIPARARVVSVDNAAAMQRVGRRTLTDARLTWITAPAERLADHLHADTADAVVCNSAIWKTDTAAVFAAVAHILRPGGHFVFNIGGGFAGVRHPDELSARTGPSLNALIRQVAAGAHGYTPPPRYADRPPKLPLETVTEHLTAAGLTVVGTEVTAQHSTMAEKKAWLSIPVFARPEGDFTHAQQMQILDTAYAMTTPDAPAVTSWLVVVAQRPEAAA from the coding sequence ATGGCACCCCAGGACGCCATCCTCGGCTGGGACGAGGACAGCAACGCCGAGGCGTACGACGCCTTCACCCGCGACCACCCCATGTACGACGCGACCAGCCGCGACCTCGCCCGCCGAGGCCATCTGGCCAACGCCAGCCTGGTGGTCGACCTGTGCGGCGGCGCCGGCGCGACCGCCCGCGCGATCCTCGACCTGATCCCCGCCCGCGCCCGGGTCGTCTCCGTCGACAACGCCGCCGCGATGCAGCGTGTCGGCCGCCGCACCCTGACCGACGCCCGCCTGACCTGGATCACCGCCCCGGCCGAACGGCTCGCCGACCACCTCCACGCCGACACCGCCGATGCCGTGGTGTGCAACTCCGCCATCTGGAAGACCGATACCGCCGCAGTGTTCGCGGCCGTCGCCCACATCCTGCGCCCGGGCGGGCACTTCGTCTTCAACATCGGCGGTGGCTTCGCCGGCGTCCGGCACCCCGACGAACTGTCCGCCCGCACCGGGCCTTCCCTGAACGCCCTCATCCGACAAGTCGCCGCTGGGGCCCACGGATACACCCCACCGCCTCGCTACGCGGACAGGCCACCGAAGCTGCCGCTGGAGACAGTCACCGAGCATCTGACCGCGGCCGGACTGACGGTCGTCGGCACAGAGGTCACCGCCCAGCACAGCACCATGGCCGAGAAGAAGGCGTGGCTGTCCATTCCCGTCTTCGCGCGGCCCGAGGGCGACTTCACCCACGCCCAGCAGATGCAGATCCTCGACACCGCCTACGCCATGACCACCCCCGATGCCCCGGCCGTGACGAGCTGGCTCGTCGTCGTCGCCCAACGGCCGGAGGCTGCCGCATGA
- a CDS encoding NUDIX hydrolase: protein MTPAVPAPGGRVRLCDHASVGVLISSPSGLLVFERATPPSGIAPVAGHVDHHGGPEQAARDEVTEEVGLTVTHLHLLLEQWRPNRCRRTPSGPVGHHWWIFQAEVSGSLCPSPREVRAPRWIHPDQLQQHAMRTAAYANGCLDPEDFERESGLEPVWCRFLHDLELVTLPSADLDRIEAVL from the coding sequence ATGACCCCGGCAGTCCCGGCTCCCGGCGGCAGGGTCCGCCTCTGTGACCACGCAAGCGTCGGGGTACTGATCTCCTCCCCGAGCGGCCTCCTGGTGTTCGAGCGGGCGACCCCTCCGTCCGGAATCGCCCCGGTCGCCGGCCACGTCGACCACCATGGCGGTCCCGAGCAGGCCGCCCGCGACGAGGTCACCGAAGAGGTCGGTCTCACCGTCACCCACCTGCACTTGCTGCTGGAGCAGTGGCGGCCCAACCGCTGCCGCCGCACGCCCAGCGGTCCGGTCGGCCACCACTGGTGGATCTTCCAGGCCGAGGTCTCCGGGTCGCTGTGCCCCTCGCCCCGGGAGGTCCGCGCCCCTCGGTGGATCCACCCCGACCAGCTGCAGCAGCACGCGATGCGGACCGCTGCGTACGCCAATGGGTGCCTGGACCCTGAGGACTTCGAGCGTGAATCCGGCCTGGAGCCGGTGTGGTGCCGTTTCTTGCACGACCTTGAGCTCGTTACCCTGCCCTCGGCCGACCTCGATCGGATCGAGGCCGTCCTATGA
- a CDS encoding NUDIX domain-containing protein: MSHGEVGQMILDEAVMDARLAAWEFDGARAWLEEARRHPMEPLAAEVWVTDPAFEHVLLVKHRVRGWVPPGGKVEPGEAPRAAAARELLEETGLRCELLPEPAAVAVRSYRADWSPTLGLSYTAVVGRDAPLAGEQNQPAAWFRLDADWDSVFPEDRERIRAHARRLAAGRAVGSR; this comes from the coding sequence ATGAGTCATGGTGAAGTCGGTCAGATGATCTTGGACGAGGCTGTTATGGATGCCCGCCTCGCCGCATGGGAGTTCGACGGTGCGCGGGCCTGGCTGGAGGAAGCCCGCCGGCATCCGATGGAGCCGTTGGCGGCCGAGGTGTGGGTCACCGACCCTGCTTTCGAGCACGTCCTGCTGGTCAAGCACCGGGTGCGCGGATGGGTGCCGCCCGGCGGCAAGGTGGAGCCGGGCGAGGCGCCGCGTGCGGCGGCGGCACGAGAGCTGCTGGAGGAAACCGGCCTGCGCTGCGAGCTGCTGCCCGAGCCCGCAGCCGTGGCGGTGCGTTCCTACCGGGCCGACTGGTCTCCGACGCTGGGCCTGTCCTATACCGCGGTCGTCGGACGCGACGCACCGCTCGCCGGGGAGCAGAACCAGCCGGCGGCATGGTTCCGTCTGGACGCCGACTGGGACAGCGTCTTCCCCGAGGACCGTGAGCGGATCCGTGCGCACGCTCGCCGCCTTGCGGCCGGCCGGGCGGTCGGCTCCCGCTGA
- a CDS encoding NUDIX domain-containing protein, giving the protein MHPVRCPALVHPAFEDTAASSGVSLPLASDRAAGEPLNHAAWREAEEETGVGISVEQQEFCGLIDHHESADGPDRITAAFAAQSWAGEPHNAETDKHKGMFWGSMEKPPPDCHPYTTSIFHMTTHGPSCRALNWPTQGGSE; this is encoded by the coding sequence ATGCATCCCGTACGCTGCCCTGCGCTCGTTCATCCTGCGTTCGAAGACACCGCTGCCTCCTCGGGCGTCAGCCTTCCCCTCGCCTCCGACCGCGCCGCCGGCGAACCGCTCAACCACGCCGCATGGCGCGAAGCGGAAGAAGAGACGGGGGTCGGCATCAGCGTCGAGCAACAGGAGTTCTGCGGCCTCATTGACCACCATGAATCCGCAGACGGCCCGGATCGGATCACCGCCGCCTTCGCCGCCCAGTCGTGGGCGGGCGAGCCGCACAACGCCGAGACGGACAAGCACAAGGGCATGTTCTGGGGGTCAATGGAAAAGCCCCCGCCGGACTGCCACCCGTACACCACCTCCATCTTCCACATGACCACTCACGGCCCGTCCTGCCGGGCTCTGAACTGGCCGACGCAGGGAGGCAGCGAGTGA
- a CDS encoding ABC transporter ATP-binding protein, with translation MKRFFGKVRMAEPQVSEAERELFGGPLRYDMGWSQHEHAGLDLTMRSALRQMPRLVGAALRMAWSADRRALVAVAISELGQGIAAAVGLLAINAVMHALLGGGDAVERLHALLPGLVAAAGVAVVNSVLAGWSTSRAGRLEPKVERIATTQYLAAATAVELEAIDDPDFRRLIDIAQYGPASARRMIGACVSALNSSISLIATAGVLTVLHPALLPMLLVIAAPRGWGAMRVAQERYVSMMSWIEHLRASRLIGNLLTERTASQEVRIHAVGPFLLDRYRRMAASAEAEQERLASSKAVTEWVASALSGLAMAATYGTMIWLIMAGHMSLAVAGTAVIAVRTGSASLGALVMNINQLHEESLYVRDHGQFLVEAAQRAIPQTGSPVPSQVKQVSLEHVTYRYPDRDAPALDDVTLTFPMGSVVAVVGENGSGKSTLMKILSGLLLPHAGSVRWGESDVSGLKRSQVFDRVSLLTQDFQRWPVTAAMNIRIGRPGHDASTHDLQTSVDYAGAGSVTAKLPNGLESMLGRMFRGAIELSGGEWQKVGLARTHWRSSTSQEDSVLIVDEPTSALDPEAEIAAFDRIRRLAAPHRAVVLVTHRMSGVRHADHIYVLNQGRLAEHGTHDDLIAARGRYAAMFDTQAAQYAPAPTVPKPASPSVADKA, from the coding sequence GTGAAGCGATTCTTCGGCAAGGTCCGCATGGCGGAGCCCCAGGTATCCGAGGCAGAACGCGAACTCTTCGGCGGGCCGTTGCGCTACGACATGGGCTGGTCCCAACATGAGCATGCGGGCCTGGACTTGACCATGCGCTCAGCTCTGCGCCAGATGCCCAGACTCGTCGGCGCTGCCCTGCGGATGGCCTGGAGCGCGGATCGCCGCGCGCTCGTGGCAGTGGCGATCAGCGAACTCGGCCAGGGCATCGCCGCCGCGGTCGGCCTGCTTGCCATCAACGCGGTCATGCACGCGCTGCTAGGGGGCGGAGACGCTGTCGAGCGGCTGCACGCCTTGCTGCCGGGACTGGTCGCAGCCGCAGGCGTCGCCGTGGTGAACTCCGTCCTGGCCGGCTGGTCGACCTCTCGGGCCGGCCGCCTGGAGCCAAAGGTCGAGCGGATCGCCACCACCCAGTATCTGGCCGCGGCCACCGCCGTCGAACTCGAAGCCATCGACGACCCGGACTTCCGTCGTCTGATCGACATCGCCCAATACGGGCCCGCCTCCGCGCGCCGCATGATCGGCGCCTGTGTCTCCGCGCTGAACAGCAGTATCTCGCTGATCGCCACGGCCGGTGTGCTCACCGTCCTGCATCCGGCACTGCTGCCCATGTTGCTGGTCATCGCCGCACCCCGCGGGTGGGGCGCCATGCGGGTGGCACAGGAACGCTACGTGTCGATGATGAGCTGGATCGAACACCTGCGGGCCAGCCGCCTCATCGGCAACCTCCTCACCGAACGCACCGCCTCACAAGAAGTGCGCATCCACGCCGTCGGTCCCTTCCTCCTCGACCGGTACCGGCGCATGGCCGCCAGCGCAGAGGCGGAGCAGGAACGTCTGGCCTCCAGCAAGGCCGTCACCGAATGGGTCGCCTCCGCACTGTCCGGGCTGGCGATGGCCGCCACCTACGGAACGATGATCTGGCTGATCATGGCCGGGCACATGAGCCTCGCCGTCGCCGGCACTGCCGTGATCGCGGTACGGACCGGGTCAGCGAGCCTGGGTGCCCTGGTGATGAACATCAACCAGCTGCACGAAGAGTCCCTCTACGTCCGGGATCACGGACAGTTCCTGGTCGAAGCTGCCCAACGCGCCATCCCCCAGACCGGTAGTCCCGTCCCCTCCCAGGTCAAACAGGTCTCCCTTGAACACGTCACCTACCGGTACCCCGACCGCGACGCACCGGCCCTGGACGACGTGACGCTCACCTTCCCCATGGGGTCGGTCGTCGCCGTGGTAGGCGAGAACGGCTCTGGCAAAAGCACCTTGATGAAGATCCTGTCCGGTCTGCTCCTCCCTCACGCCGGGTCGGTGAGGTGGGGCGAGTCCGACGTCTCCGGGCTGAAGCGCTCCCAGGTCTTCGACCGCGTCTCGCTTCTCACACAGGACTTCCAGCGCTGGCCCGTGACCGCCGCGATGAACATCCGCATCGGCCGCCCCGGCCACGACGCCTCGACGCATGACCTGCAGACGTCCGTCGACTACGCCGGAGCCGGATCCGTCACCGCCAAACTCCCCAACGGCCTGGAAAGCATGCTCGGCCGCATGTTCCGCGGAGCCATCGAACTCTCCGGCGGCGAATGGCAGAAGGTGGGCCTAGCCCGCACCCACTGGCGCAGCTCGACATCGCAGGAGGACAGCGTCCTCATCGTCGACGAGCCGACCTCCGCGCTCGACCCCGAAGCCGAGATCGCTGCCTTCGACCGCATCCGCCGCCTCGCCGCCCCGCACCGGGCCGTTGTCCTGGTCACCCACCGCATGTCCGGCGTCCGCCATGCCGACCACATCTACGTCCTCAACCAAGGGCGCCTCGCCGAACACGGCACGCACGACGACCTCATCGCCGCACGTGGCCGATATGCCGCCATGTTCGACACACAAGCCGCCCAGTACGCCCCGGCCCCGACCGTCCCAAAGCCTGCTTCACCCAGCGTCGCAGACAAGGCATGA
- a CDS encoding NUDIX hydrolase: MSSSLPPSPRVASQSVLSAAQYAATRHAVWLGAAAIITDQVGRVLLVHPTYHEDDRWLLPGGVVEPGEHPYDTCRREITEELGLSNLPLTSVLAVHSLSSHHADLRPGMSCPGEIRYVFDGGTLTADQAEAICPPREELSEFAFFETRDAVQRLRSVDGQIMLAAYRARLGNTATAHLADGQHILDVPALDHHDVHVRYRPMWDSPLNHGPVPERLPVQQAWAWCFVPDGRVVLVADPGPRGALPMLPGGTVESTDATPEDTLHREAAEEAQLTLTDPVRLGWVLDETGEVYGGVGPNARLRLATRVTAIGPTAVDPATGHPFARLLATPAQAAALLGWGPPGARQAQLAVDTARERWGLPAAARAAIEEISAKGMRLS; the protein is encoded by the coding sequence ATGTCCTCCTCTCTCCCCCCGTCACCACGAGTTGCCTCGCAGTCCGTCCTGTCAGCAGCGCAGTACGCCGCAACCCGCCACGCTGTGTGGCTCGGCGCCGCCGCGATCATCACCGACCAGGTCGGCCGCGTTCTGTTGGTCCACCCCACCTACCACGAGGACGACAGATGGCTGCTACCCGGAGGCGTCGTCGAACCCGGCGAGCACCCCTACGACACCTGCAGGCGCGAGATCACCGAGGAACTGGGCCTGTCGAACCTGCCCCTGACAAGCGTGCTCGCCGTCCACTCACTCTCGTCACACCACGCCGACCTCCGGCCCGGCATGTCCTGCCCCGGAGAGATCCGCTACGTCTTCGACGGAGGAACCCTCACCGCCGACCAGGCCGAGGCGATCTGCCCGCCGCGCGAGGAACTGTCTGAGTTCGCCTTCTTCGAAACCCGAGACGCGGTGCAGCGGCTGCGCTCCGTGGACGGTCAGATCATGCTCGCCGCCTACCGTGCCCGGCTGGGGAACACCGCCACCGCGCACCTCGCCGACGGCCAGCACATTCTCGACGTCCCGGCGCTGGACCACCATGACGTCCACGTCCGCTACCGCCCCATGTGGGACAGCCCCCTCAACCACGGCCCCGTGCCCGAGCGGCTCCCCGTGCAGCAAGCCTGGGCTTGGTGCTTCGTTCCCGACGGCAGGGTCGTACTTGTGGCCGATCCCGGCCCGCGGGGCGCACTGCCGATGCTGCCCGGCGGCACCGTGGAGAGCACCGACGCGACGCCCGAGGACACCCTGCACCGCGAAGCCGCCGAGGAAGCCCAGCTCACCCTGACCGACCCGGTCCGACTGGGCTGGGTGCTGGATGAGACCGGCGAGGTCTACGGCGGCGTGGGGCCCAACGCCCGGCTCCGCCTGGCCACCCGGGTCACCGCCATTGGGCCGACGGCCGTCGACCCCGCCACCGGCCACCCCTTCGCCCGCCTGCTCGCCACCCCCGCCCAGGCAGCAGCCCTGCTGGGCTGGGGCCCGCCCGGAGCACGGCAAGCCCAACTCGCCGTGGACACGGCACGAGAGCGGTGGGGCCTACCCGCCGCAGCCCGCGCCGCTATCGAGGAGATCTCTGCGAAGGGGATGCGACTGAGCTGA
- a CDS encoding NUDIX domain-containing protein, whose translation MSLSPHHIRTTVDAYLARHTHEREQLGVLLDALDRTGEDIANRSTFTGHVTCSSIVVDQLGRVLHVLHLASGKVLAPGGHTEPTDDSLAAVALRELHEETGIPPRAVTAWPGYETVPLDIDIHDIDAHPGKGEPGHQHFDLRFLFRLHTATEVPVVLQEDEVGGIEWRPMDRVTSPTLREKLLKLPLQVEPETANASALIHNDRGEYLLHLRDYFPGQIWEPGMWSLLGGGREPQDATLEHTVRRELAEEAGLDLTDLTPFGTEYATDDAGATVPIAIYAGRWNGDPRELHLTEGVMLAWFAPSDLHRLRIADTTSDLVRRHAARNPATQSGPEPEEEERLASPHGTVPNIIGVHLYLERPDGTVLLGLRHPNSAFAPSTWHVLAGHCEQENAIACLIREAQEEAGLQIERQDVELVHVVHHIGKPRNPPRMGLFFRARTWRGEPKLREPDKCLQWRFWDPTALPDDLVPYTRLAIAKIQSGELYSETGWPA comes from the coding sequence ATGTCGCTGTCGCCCCACCACATCCGCACCACCGTTGATGCCTACCTCGCTCGCCACACTCACGAGCGCGAGCAGCTCGGCGTCCTCCTGGACGCCCTCGACCGGACGGGCGAGGACATCGCCAACCGCTCGACCTTCACCGGGCACGTCACCTGCAGCTCGATCGTCGTCGACCAGCTCGGCCGCGTCCTGCACGTGCTGCACTTGGCCAGCGGGAAGGTACTCGCCCCCGGCGGACACACCGAGCCCACCGACGACTCCCTGGCAGCGGTGGCCCTGCGGGAGCTGCACGAGGAGACCGGGATCCCGCCCCGAGCCGTCACGGCGTGGCCCGGTTACGAGACCGTGCCGCTGGACATCGACATCCACGACATCGACGCCCACCCGGGCAAGGGCGAACCCGGCCACCAGCACTTCGACCTCCGCTTCCTCTTCCGGCTGCACACCGCGACCGAGGTGCCGGTCGTGCTTCAAGAGGACGAAGTCGGCGGCATCGAGTGGCGACCCATGGACCGGGTGACCTCACCGACCCTGCGCGAGAAGCTACTCAAGCTCCCGCTCCAGGTCGAACCGGAGACGGCCAACGCCTCGGCCCTGATCCACAACGACCGTGGCGAGTACCTGCTCCACTTGCGCGACTACTTCCCCGGCCAGATCTGGGAGCCGGGCATGTGGTCCCTTCTGGGCGGCGGACGAGAGCCCCAGGACGCCACCCTGGAACACACCGTCCGGCGCGAACTTGCCGAGGAAGCCGGCCTCGACCTCACCGACCTGACCCCGTTCGGCACCGAGTACGCCACCGACGACGCCGGCGCGACCGTGCCCATCGCCATCTACGCAGGCCGCTGGAACGGTGATCCGCGCGAACTCCATCTGACCGAAGGGGTAATGCTCGCCTGGTTCGCCCCCTCGGACCTCCACCGCCTGCGCATCGCGGACACCACCAGCGACCTCGTTCGGCGCCACGCCGCCCGCAATCCAGCGACGCAGAGCGGGCCCGAACCCGAGGAGGAGGAGCGTCTGGCTTCGCCACACGGCACGGTCCCCAACATCATCGGCGTCCACCTCTATCTGGAGCGGCCCGACGGGACGGTGCTGCTCGGACTGCGCCACCCCAACTCCGCGTTCGCGCCGTCCACCTGGCACGTCTTGGCTGGCCACTGCGAGCAGGAGAACGCTATCGCCTGCCTGATCAGGGAGGCCCAGGAGGAGGCCGGCCTGCAGATCGAGCGCCAGGATGTCGAACTCGTCCACGTCGTCCATCACATCGGCAAGCCCAGGAACCCACCCCGTATGGGCCTGTTCTTCCGCGCCCGTACCTGGCGCGGGGAACCGAAGCTGCGCGAGCCGGACAAGTGCCTGCAGTGGAGATTCTGGGACCCGACTGCCCTTCCCGATGACCTCGTCCCCTATACCCGACTGGCTATCGCGAAGATCCAGAGCGGTGAGCTTTACAGCGAGACGGGCTGGCCCGCATGA